The sequence CCGGTGCAGGTGGGGGGCCGTTTTCCGTCCCTGGTGACGCAGACCTTCCCTACTTAGGAAGAGAAGGGGGGTGTCTGTAGTAGGGCGGTGATCCTTCAGGCGAAGTGGGGGGCCCTTCGGGCACGCCTGTTGGGCGGCTCTGCCGCCGAACAGCAAGAGGAGCACCCGGCGGCATGGCGCGCGGTGCTCCTCTTGCTCGTCCCCCGTGATGACCGTTGCGATCAGAACGCTGCCGCCTGCTCCGGCTGCTCAGTGGGCGGGGATGCTGCCGGGCGGGTCATTTCGAGGTAGTGGCCCGCTTTGGTGCGTCCGCTGTCGATGAGGACGCCCCGGGCGGCGAGGGTGGGTTGGAGGCGCTTGAGCCGGTCTGAGAGCACCTTGCCCGTGGCCGGCCACCCTTTTCGGCAGGGGGCGTAGCTCCTCGCCGCTGTAGAGGCGGCTCAGGGCGTGCAGCCACTCGGTGGACGTCATGCGCTGCTCGCCGCCGGGGTTGAGGGTTTCGGCGTGCTGGAGGACGGTCTGCGCGAGCAGGTCGCCTTCGATGACGTCGTCGTTCAGGCTCGCCCGGTACGCGGGCAGCGCCCCGAGCCCGGTGGCGAGGTCGAGTTGGGCGCAGAGGTGGGCGAAGTCTGCCATCCGCAGATCGGTCGGTGTCTCCGCCTGTGCGGCCCGGACCTTGACCGTGAGGTCGAGGAGCGAGCCGAGGACTACGGGCAGCCCCTCCTCGTAGTCGGCCCACAGCTCCGCTTCGGTCCTGCGGACCGTGGGCCGCTCCAGCCGCAGCGGCAGCAGCCGTTCCGCGAGGTCCGGGCGGATGACCCCGACGTCGATCCCGGTCAGGAGCAGCGGGCGGCGGTAGCGGGCCCGGTGCACGTCCCCGTCCGTGAACGGGGCCCGCTTCACGCTCTCGGCTCCGGTGACGATGCAGCACATGGCGTCGGAGAGGTCCGGGGTCATGTGGGACAGGTTGTCGAGGGCGGTGACCCATCCGGCGGCTACGGCCGCGATCAGGTTCTCCTCGTCCTTCGGGGCCCGGCGCAGGTCCCCGCTCATGCCCTCCACGATCCGCACCAGCATCCGCCCCCCGGTCGACTTCCCCGCCCCTTGTGGGCCGGTGAGGAACGGGGCCGCGACGGGCACGCCCGGCCCCAGGCAGCCGATCAGCCACGCGATGGCGAGGCATTCGGTTTCGGCGTTGGCGAAGTTGCACAGCCGCATCAGCAGGTCGATGCCCTTGCCCTCGGTGTCCTTGGCCGGCAGCGGCAGTTCCCCGGTGAGCTGGGTTCGCCGCCAGCACACCTCACGCGGGTCGGGAACGGTGATCTCCCACCCGGTGGGGTGGATGCGGACGGGCTGTCCGTCGGCGCGGCCGAGGTCGAGCCAGGTGGCTCCGTCGAAGCCGGGGGCGACGCGGATGCGCACGGCCTGCGTGGTCTCGGTCATCGCCAACGCCTCGATCAAATCCAACGCCTCCCTCAATGCCGTGCCGTTGAAGACACCGACACCGTCCTTGAACATGCCGACCATGAGTTCCTGCCGGTGGCTGCCCGTCGTGCCCTGCGACCGGATCGGCCGGGCCACGGGATGGCCGTTTTTCTGCGCGTAGACGGTGCCGTCGGCGGTGCGGAAGTACCGGAAGTGGGACTGCGCGTAGTCGCTGATGACCTCACGCGCTGGATTCTTCTCCTCCTCGGACATGTCACATCCCCAATGCGGTGCGGGCGTTGGACCACGCATCCGCGCAGTGCCGGACGGTTTCGCCCTTGGTCTGCGCGGCGGCGAACAGCCGGGCGGCGTGGGAGTCGGCCAGGCACCCGCACCGCCCGTGCGCGGACAGCACGGCGAGGAAAGTCCGATACACCGTCGCGTGCACAGCACTCGTCGCGGCGGTGATCCGCTGCTCGGCCATGGCGATGCCCCGTTCCAGATAGGCAGGGCTGCGGTGGCGGCACTCCCCGCCCCCGGCCAGCACGGCCACAGTGACGGGCCGGACCGGTGACGGCTTCTTGACGATCAGGGCCCGTACCGTGTCGGGGAGGGTGGTCATGGTGCCGGTGCCGGGGCCGAGCCACCGGGCGTAGACCATGGTCGACTTGATGTCGACACCGTCCCGTACCGCGTTCGCGGACGGCATTGCACCCCGGTAGATCCAGTGCTCACCCCGCGTCGTCGGCACCGTCCGCGTGGCAGGCAGCGTCCGGCGGGCCCACGCGACCGCTTCGGCGTGGTCGAGGTCGACGACGGTCAGACCGATACCGCCGGGGTGGTAGGCCACGGCCGCCGCCTGCTTCCATGCCATTGCCCACGCGGGCCCGGTGAGGGTGGCGGGGTCGGTGGTGGCTGCGGCCCATGCGTGGCAGGGGCGGGGGCAGTCGCAGGGGCCGGGGGTCTTCATGTTCGGCCGGCCGCCACAGGCGTTGTCCCGGCAGGCGGGGCAGTTCCCGAATGGGACCTTGCCCGCACGCAGGGGCAGGGCGGGTACGTCCCGGGCGGCGAGGTTGAGGGCGGTGGCGAGGTGGGCGTTCATGCGGCGATCGCCTTGGCGTGGAGGCTGTGGCGGGCGTGGGTGCCGGTCCAGTGGGTGTAGGCCGGGGGGATGCATTCGCGGATGCCGTCGCGGTTCATCCAGGGCACTCGCAGGTCGAGGCGGGCGTCGTGGACGCCGGAGAAGTTGCCGACGTAGTGGGCGAAGTTCCCCTGGGCGCGGGGGCGGCCCATCTTGGTCAGCGGTGCGAGGTGTTCGGGGTGGTGCGGCTGCGGGAGGGTGAAGCCGCCGCCGGTCTCGAAGAGGCGGTGGCGGTAGGTCCGCATCCCAAACGCCGCCGCGCACAGCGTTACCGGGTGGCGCAGTTCCGGGGCGGCTTCTTCCGCGTTCTCGATCACTCACGGGCGGCCGGTGGCTTCGAGGGCGGCCCGGGTGGGGGCGATGAGGTCGGGGTGGTCGCGGTGCTGGATCTTCTGCGCGCGGCTGTAGCGCTGGCACGGCGGCGAGGCGTGGATGAAGTCGAACTCCGCCCCGTGCTCGCGGACGAACTCGATCGCGTCGCCCTGGACGAACGCGAACGGGTAGCGCGGCTGCGGGGCGAGGTCGACGCCCGTCACATCGAACCCGGCGTGCCGGTAGCCCATGGACGCACCGCCCTGGCAGCAGAACAGGTCCAGGAGCCGGAGCCGCCGGCCAGGCACTCGCCGGATGGGGGTGGGGTGTGTCATCGCTCCGCCCCCTCGTTCTCGGTGGGCTCGGTGTGGGCGGTGACGATGTCCATGAGCAGGGTCTCGGCGGCCATGAGGTGACCGACGAGAACGCCGGGGTTGGTGAGGTCGATGGGGCGGATGTTCGCGACGTAGGCGCGTGCGGCCTCGATCGCGACGACGCGTGCGGCCTCCCGCACGACGGTGGGGTGCGTCATGATGGATGTCTCCAGTTCTCAGTGCTGGCAGACGAGAGCGGCCCCGCGACTTTGGCGAGACGAGGGGGCCGCTTTCGGCTTGCCGGGCGGTATCCGGAATCCTGGTGTGGCGGGGAGTCTTGGGCACCCCCTTCGGGGGTGCGTGTGGAGGGGGTTTCGGGGGTCTGACCTGCGGTGCCTCCCCGCCTCCCCCGATGAGTGTTCCTGCTGATCAGAGCGGGGGAGGCGGTATGGGGAGGGGGTTGGGGAGTTCTCCCCGCCTCCCCGGGCCGGACAGGGCCGCCTCCCCGCTACTCGGCGGCGGAAGCGGAACCGTCGGTGTCGCGGTTGGCGAGGTGGCGGAACAGCCGTTCGCGGTCGATGACCATCCGGCCGTGGGACTTGTAGGGCTCGGCTCCGGTGCCGTCCAGGACCCGCTTCAGGTCCAGGTGCGACCACTTGCCGTAGGTGTCCTCGCTCAGCGCGGTCAGCGGCTTGAGGACATCGGTGGTGAGGACGCGGGAGGCGTCTCCCAGCACGGTCATGACGTCCATGAGCGGGTCGCGCTCCTCACCACGGTCGACCGCGTGAAGGGTGGTGACACCGCCGCGCAGGGACTTGGCCCGGGTTGCGATCTCGGCGGCATCGTCGGTGCTGATGTAGTGCGTCCGCACCGTCAACGCCGCCTGCCCGGCCGGAATCCTGATCCCGTCCGACGCGACCACGACCGTGCCCTTGTCCAGCCCCGGCCGCAGCAGGTTCGGAGCGGCCCCGCCGTCAACGGCCTTGTCCCCGAGGGCCATGCGGGCCTGGGACTCGGTACCGAGGGCGAGGGAGGCGCGGGTGTGGGCACCTTCGCGGACCAGCTTGGGAAGGTTCTGGTCGGTGGGGTCCTGGGTGCCCTGGAAGAGCAGCACGTCCACCGCCCGGCCCTGGTTGTGGATCTTCCGGGCGGCCATGAAGTACCGGGACGTGGCCTTGGACCCGCCGTAGGGACGCTTCTCGCCGTCGACCACGGGGCACATGAACGCGACCTGCGCCTCATCCACGATGCCGATCAGCGGCGTGAAGACGGTGCCCGAGGGTGCCTGGATGCGGCGTTCCATCTCCTTGACCAGGTCTTCGAGCATCTCAGTTGCCTCGATGACGTGGTCGTCGGTCGGCCCCTGGATCAGGACGGTGGCGAGCCCGTCGAACATTCCCCAGTCCCCGACCCCCTTGAGGTCCGCCACCCGGAACTCGACGCGGGGGTCGAGGGCGAGCCAGAGGGCGAGGGCGCGCAGGGCGGCGGTCTTGCCCTGGTTGGACAGACCGGTGATGAGCATGTGCCGCTGGTAGAGGCTGATCAGGGCAGCGTCCCCACGCAGATCCTGACCCCACGGGGCCTTCCCCTTGGCGTAGTCGGCGGTCAGGGTGGTGTCCGTCATCAGCGGCGACGGGCCGAGCGGCTCGTCCAGCGCTCCGCTGTCCGCGATCCACAGCCGCACCGTGCGGGCGGCCTGCGGGATCGTGATGAACACCTCGTGCTCGTGCCGGGCCAGGTTCTCCGCCAACTTCCGACGGCGCTTCTGGACTTCGTTGGTGGCGACACCGGAGGGGAGGGTGATGTCGACTTCGACGCCGCATCCGGCGATCCGGATCGGCCCGAGCATCGCCGCCCCCGCATCCCCCATCTCCTTCACCGCCGTACGGAGCGGGCCGATCCCCAGGTCCCGCAGGGCAGTGACGACCACGGAGGGGGTGATCGGTGCGGCGACATCCGCAGCACAAGCCGGAAGAACCCACTGGGGGGCGGCCTGCTGGTGGCGTCCCACACCCCACAGGGCCAGCAGGGCGGCCCATGGTCCGAGGGCGACCAGCGGGCCCCACACCACGGTGATGATGAGCACGATCCACCGGACCAGCTCGATCAGGGCGAGAGTGGGGGTGGCGAGGTCGGCGAAGTTCTCGTTCGCCACGGCGAGGATGATGCCGAGCAGGAGCAGGCCGCCGGCGGTGATGCCGAGCCCGGCCGCCGCCCCCTTGGCCGCCTTCACCGGGGCGGACAGGAGGTCCATGCGCCGCTGGTGGCGGGCTGCGCGGAACCGCTGACCGCTCTTCTCCCACTCCGTGGCGAGGTCGAGATTCCCCGCGGCTTTCGCCGCGCGCAACATGCGCTCGTAGCGGGTGGCGGTACGGCCCTCCCACGCCCGGCGGGCCACGATCCGCCCACCGCCGACGACGTACATGCCGTGCCGGACGGTGAACCGGCCCGCCGTACGGGTCCGCTCGTGCGTCGCGGCCGTACGCAAGGCGCGAGCGGCACAGACCGCCCGCGACACAGGAGGAACGGTCGGTGGTGCGTCGGGGGTGGTCGGGCCTGTGGTGGGGTCCTTGACCAGGGTCACCAGCGGCTCGGTGTCGGGGGTGGTGGGGCGGTGGTCGTCGAGGTGGTGCACGGTCCCCATGACGGGGCCGTGCCGGCGGGTTCGGTCATGATGAACGTGCCTCTCCTGCTCAGTGCAACGGGATGGGTGTGAAGGGGGCGGCCGGTTTCCTTGGCCGGGTCCGGCCGCCCCCGCTCAGCTCTGCTCGGCCTTGTGCACGGCCCGCTCAGCGAGGCGCACGCGCTCCTCAGCCTGCTTGCGGGCCTGGCGGGCGGCGGCCTTCTCGGCGCGCGGTGCGGTGCGTTCGGCGGCCTTGGCGGCGGCGAGGTCGTGGCGGGCCTCGGCCTGCACCCTGTGCAGAGCGGCCAGCTCCAGAGCACCGCGCTCGGCGGCGGACTGGTCGACGCGCTCGATCTTGCGCTTGATGTCCGGGTCGACGCAGTCCGCGAGGGCCTGGCGGAAACCCTTGCGGAAGAGCTTGGCCCGCTCGCGGGACTCGGCTCGGGTGTACCTGTAGACGGTGGGGTTGCTCGGCACTTGAACCTCCCAGGTGGGCTGGGCCGGACTGTCCGACTCCCCTTGCCGCCCCGGGAGTCAGGGCGGCGCGGGCAGCCGTCAGGCGGGCCGCAACTCGGAGGTCTGGCACAGCACGGGGCCGATCAGCAGCCCGACGCGGTGCACGGTCCAGCGGCCCTCGGTGAGGGGCCCCGGCGGGGTCTCGTCGACGATCCGGCCGGTACGACCAGCCGCACGCGGGTCGTCCTCACAAGCGACGATCCGTACTTCCTGTCCTGCCTGGAACACGACGTGCCTCCCTTCGGGTCAGCGGCGCTTGCGGGCGGTCTTGGTGTCGCTCACGGACTTCACGACGGTCACGACACCCCAGGCGCACACGGCGGCGACCAGGGCCAGCAGGGCGAGGTTGGCGGCGATGGCCGTCAGGACCCCGACCAACAGGGGGCCGAAGTAGACGCCGGCGGCGACGGCCCCCGGCGCCCACGCCGGAGCCGAGCGCGAGGCGCTGCACCGTCCGGTCCGGCGGTGCCTGGTGAACGTGGGTGACCTGCGGTGCCGTGTTGGTGGGCTGGTAGGTGGCGGGGAGGTGGTCGGTGTAGGCGGAGGTTCCGTCCGGGAGGTGCACGACGGACGGCCGGCGGGGTTCGGGCAGGTGGTCCATGACGGTCCTTCCGGTCAGGCCGCCAGGGCGAGGGCGGCGAGGACGAGCGCGAGGATGTGAGCGGTCTGATCGACGTGCGCGGCCCCGCCGTGCTTGGCCCAGGAGGCTTGGCCGGTGTGGTTCATCCATATCGGTAGGTTCGGATATTCGGGCGTGCGGAATAGGGCAGCAGGGACCGATGTCCTCAGCTGGACCGGTCGTGGTGCTGCGGGAAGCGCAAAGGGCGGGGGGCCGGGGTCCCTGGCCCACTGGGTAGCGTCTCCCTGGTGAATCTCAACCTCTTCAACGATGTGCCCGACGGCCTGACCCGACGGGCCCGATCGTTCGTTCAAGCACACGGCGTTAAGGTCGATGTCCGGCCCATCGCTGAGCACAGACAGTGGTGGCTTGAGCGAGACATCCCGGCGGCGGTCCTTGACCGGATGGTGGCTTATGAAGAGCGCTGGGGAGGTCTGGTTCTACCACCCGCATCGCAGTACGACGGCGGCCCGCGGTACCTCGAAGCGGACTCCCCCGAAGGCTCTGCATCCGAAGGATGGTGGTTCGAAGCAGGGATGCAGCGGACCGCGGTTCCCTATTCGTTCATGATCGGACCGTCTGGCGAGTTCGGCATCCACGCAGATCAGTGGGTGCCCCTTCATGCCACCGTCGAGGGCTGGGTGGAGTCGCTCGCGCTGACGGACCACGCGTCCACGTGCGCGAAACAGATCGTCAAGGTCACCGGTGACGATGTCAATGGCATCGTGCTGGACGGGTACGAGCAGGTGCGCGAGGTGATGGGTGTTGCCGACACCTGGTGGCGAGGAGCCGACTCACTTGTGGCGGTCTATACAGGGGAGGCCGAGGCTCTCTCCTTTCCGCGAGGCCGAACCGCTTTGATCTACTCCGGCCTGGATGAGTGGGGCCTGCGAGGAGGTGTCAAGGACAGCGACAACTGAGAGCGTCATCCGTGGCAGGCAGGGCAGTTGTCCTGGAGATCCAGCGACCCCCGGCCACGTTCACCACATAAAAACGAGCGCAGTCGAGTCGTGCCGTTGGTGGAGAGAAGATCGAGTTCGAAAGCGGCCGGTGCCAGGTCCTGCGTCCTCCGTGCTGGCGGTGCCGCCCGCCTCCACGTGGCGCACGACGGTGCAGTGCTCGACGTAGCCACCCTTCCCTGCCTTGGCGGCGAGTATCGGTAGGTTCGGATTCTGGTGTGCGCGGAATAGAGTCATGATCGGCGGGCCACCTCGGCAGCGTAGGCAGCCCTGACTGCTCCCGCGGCCCACCGCTCGGCGGCGAAGGAACTGACACCGAGGAGTCGCTGGACGACGCCCGGGGGCATCTGAGCGCACAGGTCAAGGAGTGCCGCGCAGCGGCCAGCTTCGGAGGGAAGACCGATGGTGCGTAGCCGATTGGCGAGTTGTCTGCTGGTCAGTGGCTTCCCGGGCCGCTGGGTCGGGAAGAGCCAGGGTGCGTTTTGCTCGTTCGACATCACCCTGTGTTCGTTGCTGTGGGCGATGTCGACGAGTTGGAGGACGAGCCGATCCAAGGGCGGTGGCAGCCTCAACGGGGTCTTGTTGAGTTGAAGAGCGACACCCTGGTCATCGTGGGTGATGTGCGCAGTGGTCAGGCGGCAGACTCTGGCGAGGTTCTGTCCGTAGAGAAGGACCATCAGCCCGGCGACACGGTCCTTGGTCTCCAAGGAGTCGTCGTTGAGGAGCTGGCGGGCCATGGACCAGCGCTCATCGGCATCGAGGGGGCGTTGGAACATCCGGCGCGGTCGGGCTGGGATGTTGATGCCGGAGGCGAACTTGCCGCGGACAGCCCAGGTGACGAATGGCCTGGCGGTGTAGGGGCCTTGGTGGACTCGTCGTCTCACGCAAGGGCAGCGGGGTCTTCGTCCGGCATCGGACCGAGCGGCCGGCCGGTCTGCGCCCCTACGTTGAGCAGGCATTCGCGAGTCGGAGCGTGACGATCGACTTCGCCGGATTCTCCAGCGAGACCCTCCACGGAGCCTTGCAAGAGCCACTCGACAAGATCCGCACGGGACGCCTTGCGCCCACGAACATCCGGATTCGGATTCTCGTCCCGGACATGGCCGTCCCCCAGGCTGCGCCTGTGCGCCGCAAGGACGGTGCCGATGACCCGCGCCTTCGAGCACGGATGCACGACATCATGGTCGGCTACACCCGCAGCATCTCTGACTCAATAAGCGAGCTGGAGCACCTGGGGCTCGTCCAAGAGAGCAACGTCAGCGTGCATGTTCACAGCGGTACGCAGTTCTTCAAGCTCTACATCGTCAATAAGGAAGACGCGTTTTTTGGCTACTACCCGATTCGGCCGAACAAGGTGGTTGCCCAGGGCGAGGCCATCGAGATCTTTGATCTCGTAGGCAAGGACACGATCCTCTTCCACCACTCCCTCAACGACGGCGACTCGTCGAGCGGGCCACAGCAGGTGGAGCAGGCACAGATGTGGTTCGACAGCGTGTGGGAATCGATCGGAAGGGAATCCACCCCGGATGCGCTCTGACGGCCTGGCTGGTCTGCTCGCCGAATGCGATGCTGTCCTCTTCGACTTCGACGGCCCTATCTGCGACGTCTTCCGTGGGCTCCCCGCACCGGGTGTGGCTCGTGAACTGGCTGACGTACTCGCAACCCTCGCTCCGCACCTTGGAGAGGTCGCCCGGGCCACGGAGGATCCGATGGAGGTGCACCGTCTCGCTGCACAGGGTGGAGAGGCCGTCCTAGCGGCGGTCGAGGCAGCACTCACTGAAGCGGAGGTCCGCGCCGTTAAGGTCGCCGGACCCCCAGTCCACGGCGCCACAGAGGCGCTGAAGGCTGCGTACGTATCCGGGCACCACGTCGCGGTCGTGAGCAACAACTCCGCCGAATGCGTACGCGTCTACCTGACGAAGCACGGGCTCTCCGGTGCGGTGAAGCAGATCGTGGGACGGCCGACACTCAGGCCAGACCTCATGAAGCCGTCGCCGTA comes from Streptomyces sp. Mut1 and encodes:
- a CDS encoding DNA primase is translated as MNAHLATALNLAARDVPALPLRAGKVPFGNCPACRDNACGGRPNMKTPGPCDCPRPCHAWAAATTDPATLTGPAWAMAWKQAAAVAYHPGGIGLTVVDLDHAEAVAWARRTLPATRTVPTTRGEHWIYRGAMPSANAVRDGVDIKSTMVYARWLGPGTGTMTTLPDTVRALIVKKPSPVRPVTVAVLAGGGECRHRSPAYLERGIAMAEQRITAATSAVHATVYRTFLAVLSAHGRCGCLADSHAARLFAAAQTKGETVRHCADAWSNARTALGM
- a CDS encoding FtsK/SpoIIIE domain-containing protein, encoding MGTVHHLDDHRPTTPDTEPLVTLVKDPTTGPTTPDAPPTVPPVSRAVCAARALRTAATHERTRTAGRFTVRHGMYVVGGGRIVARRAWEGRTATRYERMLRAAKAAGNLDLATEWEKSGQRFRAARHQRRMDLLSAPVKAAKGAAAGLGITAGGLLLLGIILAVANENFADLATPTLALIELVRWIVLIITVVWGPLVALGPWAALLALWGVGRHQQAAPQWVLPACAADVAAPITPSVVVTALRDLGIGPLRTAVKEMGDAGAAMLGPIRIAGCGVEVDITLPSGVATNEVQKRRRKLAENLARHEHEVFITIPQAARTVRLWIADSGALDEPLGPSPLMTDTTLTADYAKGKAPWGQDLRGDAALISLYQRHMLITGLSNQGKTAALRALALWLALDPRVEFRVADLKGVGDWGMFDGLATVLIQGPTDDHVIEATEMLEDLVKEMERRIQAPSGTVFTPLIGIVDEAQVAFMCPVVDGEKRPYGGSKATSRYFMAARKIHNQGRAVDVLLFQGTQDPTDQNLPKLVREGAHTRASLALGTESQARMALGDKAVDGGAAPNLLRPGLDKGTVVVASDGIRIPAGQAALTVRTHYISTDDAAEIATRAKSLRGGVTTLHAVDRGEERDPLMDVMTVLGDASRVLTTDVLKPLTALSEDTYGKWSHLDLKRVLDGTGAEPYKSHGRMVIDRERLFRHLANRDTDGSASAAE
- a CDS encoding HAD family hydrolase; protein product: MRSDGLAGLLAECDAVLFDFDGPICDVFRGLPAPGVARELADVLATLAPHLGEVARATEDPMEVHRLAAQGGEAVLAAVEAALTEAEVRAVKVAGPPVHGATEALKAAYVSGHHVAVVSNNSAECVRVYLTKHGLSGAVKQIVGRPTLRPDLMKPSPYPLLEAASRLGKTPGRMVLIGDSVTDIEAARAAATRSIGFANKPAKETSLADAGADEVVLNMMSVTVALEI